In Brassica napus cultivar Da-Ae chromosome A3, Da-Ae, whole genome shotgun sequence, the sequence TTACTAAAGTAATAACTGAcagtttctttttcctttttcttcagGGGGGCCAAGTACCAGCACCTCTAATGTCCTTTGAAACTACTGGTTTTCCTCCTGAGCTTCTGCGCGAGGTAAGAATTTAATTTTGTACCATATTGAAAATCACTAATGAACCCTCAGACCTAGTGGTGTACTTAGTTATCCAATGTCCTCCTACCAAGAAGCCGAATCTGTGTAGAGTTTTTCGAATGTATTGAGCTCTCTTGGGTTTCCCCATATTAGACTTGTTTCATCACCATGTTAAAATCACCTTAGGTTTAACATTTAGATCAAAAGTTATATACTATGCCATATGCACccgttttctctcttttcttttgttttcaccAGGTGCGATGTTTGCTCCTGGGAGGAGCTTATGTCGTACACTGTACTACTTCTTCTCTGAGGTCCTCGCAAAATATTTGGAGTGGGACCAAATTTTTTGGGAAGGGCTTCCGAAATCATCCAAGCTCGTGGTCGGGCCTGTTAATGGTGTTGTGATGTTTCATTTCACCACCGGGTCCAGACTGAAGAAGAGGCGCCCTCCTACTGCAGGTTTCATTTGTAATCTTTTGCCGCCTGCAAATGGGGGATGGTGCTTCTTCTGACATGAGTTATCACTCCATAAGCCGAAAAATAAACTTAGTGCTCTCCCCTTCTCATGGTTTCCTGCTATCTTAGGTACTCAATGCAGGTTTCTCTGCTCCAACTCCAATTCAAGCTCAGTCGTGGCCAATTGCGATGCAAGGTAGGGACATAGTTGCCATTGCTAAAACTGGCTCGGGAAAAACTTTGGGTTACTTACTTCCTGGATTTATGCATCTTCAACGCGTCCGGAATGATTCGCGAATGGGGCCAACAATCTTGGTACTGTCTCCAACCAGGGAGCTTGCCACACAAATCCAAGACGAGGCTGTTAAATTTGGGAGGTCGTCAAGAATTTCATGCACAGTAAGTAGAGATCTCTGGTTTTTGTAAAGTGTCAACATGCTACTACTTGTCTAGTATCCTTCTAATGTATCCATGGTCTTTGTTATCTTTGTTTCAGTGCTTGTATGGTGGTGCACCGAAGGGTCCCCAGCTGAGGGATTTGGAAAGAGGAGCTGATATCGTGGTGGCAACTCCTGGACGATTGAATGACATCCTTGAGATGAGGAGAATTAGTCTGCGTCAAGTATCTTATCTTGTGCTAGATGAGGCAGATAGAATGTTGGACATGGGTTTCGAACCGCAAATAAGGAAGATTGTGAAAGAGATTCCTACTAAGCGCCAAACACTTATGTACACAGCTACATGGCCAAAGGGAGTCAGGAAGATTGCAGCGGACTTGCTTGTTAACCCTGCTCAGGTCAACATTGGTAACGTCGACGAGCTTGTGGCTAACAAGTCGATCACACAGGTAATGGCTCTGACTTGATTCCATTGCCACCATGGTCTTGTTTCTGCTAACCATTCCAGCAAAACAAATTAATCTGATTGTTCTGCTTTTTATTCTGGACACAGCACATTGAAGTGGTAGCACCAATGGAGAAACAGAGGAGGTTAGAGCAGATATTGAGGTCTCAGGAACCAGGCTCGAAGGTGATAATATTCTGCTCAACCAAAAGGATGTGCGACCAGCTAACTCGCAATCTGACCCGCCAATTTGGAGCTGCTGCCATACATGGAGACAAGTCACAGCCTGAGAGAGACAATGTTCTGAATCAATTCCGCAGTGGCAGGACTCCGGTTCTTGTTGCAACTGATGTTGCTGCTCGTGGGCTGGACGTTAAGGACATCAGGTAGATAAAGTAGACAATTTATCCAAATTCGTATactttttatatacatttaagTTAAACATACAATATTGTTGTTGAAATGACAGGGCGGTCATAAACTATGATTTCCCCAACGGAGTGGAAGACTATGTGCATAGAATCGGAAGAACAGGTAGAGCTGGAGCGACTGGTCAGGCATTCACGTTCTTCGGCGATCAAGACTCGAAACATGCTTCGGATCTGATCAAGATCTTGGAAGGAGCAGACCAGCGAGTTCCTCCTCAGATCCGCGAAATGGCTGCACGTGGTGGCGGTGGAATGAACAAATTCAGCCGTTGGGGTCCATCTTCCGGAGGTCGAGGGGGCAGCTCTGGTTATGGTGGCAGAGGTGGCGGCTCTGGTTATGGTGGCAGAGGTAGCGACTCTGGTTATGGTGGCAGAGGTGGCTTTGGTTCACGTGACAGGTAAatgttaaaaacatatttactttgattttCTGTGTTAATGGAAGAAAATATGATTgtgaatatgtatttttataattagtggAATGGGAAGTAGAAGCAGCAATGGATGGGGAAGAGAGCGTGAAAGGAGTCGTAGCCCGGAGAGATTCAACAGAGTTCCACCTCCGTCTTCTACTGGATCTCCTCCTCGCAGCTTCCATGAAGCCATGATGAAACACCGATGAAAGGGAAGTGGATACAAAGGACAAGCTCCAGTCCccgagtgaagaagaagaggaagaatgtGTTTTGAGTATTTCTACAATTGacatttttacatatatatttttggccGGTGAAGAACGTACGTGAAAAGCAAGCCACTCTAAGCCTCATTAAAAAACTACAAATGCTTGCTTTCTTTATGtagttttttgtatttctttataaaCTCTTAGATTGTTGTTTTGATaggtaaaactttataatttaaacatgatatttacttcatatttccttattatgtttgttaaaACCAATGTGAGAGCTTTCCATGTAAAACAGAGCACCCCAGGCTAGATAAAACCTCCGAAGTCGGCAAAAATACATGAAATTATTAGCCGAAAGTCGAAACAACCATAGTACCTGAGGCTTAAAAACAGTGGTCCGTAGTATTGTATTTtagaaaaaaggaaatttaaTGATGAACTTCTTATGTGTATTCATTTTCAAAGGtgatattttataattctaataTTGATTTCCCAATCAAAAGAAGAAAACTTTGGAAAGGAAGTTTGGTGCGTCCAATGGCTTAGAGGAAAATACATGTCttgtgtactttgatgataATATAATTGGTGACAGCCTATTAATCTCTAAATGAACTCTAGTTTTTGTGGTTACAAATTAGTTTTCCTTTTATAACTAAACGAATCATGAACTCCTAAAATCTTAATTCAAAGCTCACTACATGCTCACACATGGTTTATTTCCCCATAtcaatatttttcatttatacgtgataaactttttttaatcttaaataCATTAATCATTAACCAAAAAACACCTATTAGTatcataaaaatcataaaattaaatatgatagCTTCCGAATTACATTTAAAtgaatactccctccgttttttaatataagtcgttttacaactatgcacgtagattaagaaaaccattaatttcttatattttctaaacaaaaacatcattaattatttacctaactacaattcaaccaatagaaaaataaaagatatattactATTGGTCAcacaacattaattattaataaattttacatagaaaaccgaaaacgacatataatttggaacaaaaaagtttctctaaaacgacttataataaaaaacggagggagtactacTTAGTTTTTAAACAAAGTTCAGTACAGTTttattgtagttaatatttGTCTGGGAAAATAAACGAAAGTTGTTTGGCTATATTACTGGtcgatcttgaaaaaaaatttgatgatcgaattttattttctcttagCCTCTTACAATAATTTAATTGAATTGTGAGCTGACACATCATTTAACCTTTCAGCCACAAAACTTCACTTACTAAATTTGGCATATGAATTACAGCAAACCCATCACAATTAATTGGCCAAAAGCAAACGCTATTACAACTTCCAagctattttctttctttctttccacctttttttaaagaaatatctTATTATAAAATGTAAAACCTAATTCATAtacatgaaaagaaaaaaagtgcggatcaaataaaatacatttaagaAAGGGTCATCTAcgtcgttcaaaaaaaaaaaaagggtcatCTACGTATGGTTAAAAAATGTGTTGAACGAGTTCAATTTAAGAAAAGACCTTCACTGGTTTTGTatactaattaaatattgaCTAGTATAAATATATAGGGTTGGGAATAGTCGTTATTCAACATATATTAAGATATGTGTCATGTTTCTGTCAAGCTTTGCTTTGGTTTAATATTGTACTTTCTTCCTTCTCACTTTCTACGATTTGTGTGGACGTGAACTAATCACGCCGAGATttcattactttttaatttaatatttaagtaaTATAATCTTAGGCAAGTTATTATTTTAAGCTTTGTAAtcaaatattacatatttttattaatttttattgtatatgtTCACATATATGTATTCTATTACCATGGTCACAAGCCACTACAACcctataaaaagaaaacagttgTTGATCAATCTTGCAGAAATAAACACACATGCATATATACaaacagaagaaaaataaaaagaactgatcagaagaaaaaaaaaaatgaagaagacaGGGAGATCAGGGAAAGAGAGAATAACAtctcaaaaagaagaagaaggaacagTGAGGAAAGGGCCATGGACTATGGAAGAAGATTTGATCCTCTTTAATTACATACTTAATCATGGTGAAGGTCTTTGGAACTCTGTCGCCAAAGCCTCTGGTAAaccaaaaacatatacatacTTTATTTTCCTAACAATATGAAAttgatgttttgtttttaaaaagtttgtaAAATGATTAGAAGTAGGTTGATATAATTGCGAATAATGACATACACTCCCACATGTTTTTTAATTGGTTATGTTCTGATaatcaattatatattatgtatgtatataataattaagGTCTAAAACGTACGGGAAAAAGTTGTCGGCTCCGGTGGCTGAACTATCTCAGGCCAGATGTGCGGCGAGGGAACATAACAGCAGAAGAACAGCTTTTGATCATTCAACTTCAGGCTAAGCTTGGAAACAAGTATAGTTAGTTATATATTACATGACATGCGTACGTATGTAATTAATTAGTTTGATTAGAAAACTTACGGGTCTTAAATGAATATAGGTGGTCGAAGATTGCGAAACATCTACCGGGGAGAACGGATAACGAGATAAAGAATTTCTGGAGGACAAAGATTCAGAGACACATGAAATTGTCGTCGTCGAAAACTATGAATAGTCGTCACTGCTTGGGAAGTTCACAGAGCTCGGTGATGACAACGACGGACCAAGGCAGCTCCAGCAAAGCCTTACATATGGCTGAGAGTTTAAAATCCACAGAGACGATGACGACATCATATAATGTGATGGATCAGTCTAACGACAGTTACTGGAGCGTTGAAGATCTATGGCCCGTCCAGTTGTTTAATGATGACCACCACCAACACCAATTGCTTTAAttatattacaaatatataatgaatttaaatGAATGATTATGATGAATTTGCTATGTTCTTTggtttttagacaaaaaaaaaatcactacaCATTATTAGCAAGTTAAGCCATAAATAGTAGGTCCTTCTAGTTGCTTACGAGACTCATCAAGAGCTCAAACTAGAACCTGACTGATCTTTAAACCAAAcagaagaaaaatacaatagGAAACTGGAATACTAACTTATTTAAATCATGAATTTGAATGTTTTGTGCACAAAAGCACATGATCTGTATAAGATCAAAGAAGAGTTCACcattttggagataagaaaaaaaaatcaataataattttacaaaagtaATATCAGTTACATCCTTATTTACTTTTCATACTGATGTTGTAGCCATGTAGTGAACTTACTTCAAGTCAGTCCAAATTGGGATTAGATATTTATCTGCACTAAAAGTCGAGTACACGTGTCACGTCGTAAGTAAAAAGGAAAGGTAGACACTTCCACGAGAAAGCGGGACCCATGTGAATCCACGTGGATCACTTGTTCCTTACCTCCTCTTGTTCATCTGCCGCCTCGTTTTCTGCTCACAGTCTCCAAGTTCCATCGTAGCTCCCTCCTCGTCCACATTCTCTGATCAATCAACCATGGCGCTTCTTCTTCAACAAATCTCCGGTTTCGGAGCTCTCGAACGATCTCCTCCGTCGCTTTTGATCGGATCCGGGAACGGGAACGGCCGCGTATTCGGCGGGAGAGGAAAGGTCGGGTTCAGCAGGCGAAGACTCGTTCTCAAGGTTGTTGCGATGTCGTCTTCGTCTACGTTCAAGATGAATTTGAATGAGTATATGGTCACGCTCGAGAAGCCTCTCGGGATTCGCTTCGCGTTGTCAGCAGATGGAAAGATCTTCGTCCACGCCATCAAAAAAGGGGTAATTCAATTTTGAATAAGGAGTTAAGGAGTCTCTCTCACTCTCTGCATTGTTCTGAAGagtgaaattgagtttttgtGTAGAGTAATGCGGAGAAGGCGAGGATCATTATGGTTGGAGATACTCTTAAGAAGGCTTCCTCTGGTGGTTCTCTTGTCGAAATCAATGATTTTGGTGATACCGAGTAAGAGCTGTGGCTTCTGAATGCTTTTATGAAGTTTGTTAGTACTTATTTGAGTCTTTTTTTAGGAAGATGCTGGTAGAGAGAAGTGGATCGTTCAGCCTTGTTCTTGAAAGACCATTCTCCCCGTTTCCTATCCAGTACCTAGTTCACTTGAGCGACCTTGATTTGCTCTATAACAGAGGCCGTGTCTCCTTTGTTACTTGGAACACGAATCTTTTATCATCCAATCTCAGAGCAGAAGCATCCCAAGGCAGTGGCAACACTGGCTATGCTGCTTTTTCCTCCAAATTCTTTACTCCCCATGGATGGAAACTTTTGACCAAAAATAGCACTTCCTTTCAATCAGGAGGGACGCAGAAGAACATTCTTTCTCCACCTATCAGTCCAATTGTCTGCGTCTTTTCAGAACAAGACCCTGGTGATGGGGAGTGGGGTTATGGTAATTTCCCTTTAGAGGAATACATCAAAGCCCTTGACCGATCCAAAGGAGAGCTTCATTATAACCATGCTCTTGGAATGCGTTACAGTAAGGTCTGTAAAATTTAGCTTTCTAGTTCATATTCTTTCCCTTTTTTTGTTCATTCTTCTCTTGTTGGCACTATTTTGCAGATTACAGAGCAGATATATGTTGGCTCATGTATACAAACAGAAGACGATGTAGAAAATTTATCTGACGCAGTGAGTACTTCGTAAAAGTTGAGAAATTTGATTTCTATggtattgaaaaatattttgttttgattggtTAAGCTTTTCTGCTTTAGGGAATTACTGCTATACTGAACTTCCAAGGTGGAACTGAAGCTCAAAACTGGGGAATTGATTCACAAAAAATCAACGATGCATGCCAAAAATCTGAAATCTTAATGATCAACTATCCTATTAAGTATGCTAAATTAATATTTCATTGAGGATTCTCACGTGTGTTTCTTTTCTTAGCGCTCTCTCCTCAGGTGTGAACAAGAATGATAATTAATAGTCTTGATCTTTTGGTGCCAGGGATGCAGATTCCTTTGATCTGAGGAAGAAACTACCACTTTGTGTTGGCCTCTTATTACGATTACTTAAAAAGAACCATCGTGTGTTTGTAACTTGTACCACTGGTTTTGACCGGTCGTCAGCTTGTGTGATTGCTTATCTGCACTGGATGACCGATACCTCTCTTCATGCTGCTTATAGTTTCGTTACAGGATTGCACGCTTGCAAACCTGACAGGTTTTCGTTCATTCTTGATCAATCATTTGCTTAGTACAGACCAAACCTCATTaactgatatttatttttatcacagACCTGCAATTGCTTGGGCAACATGGGATCTAATTGCAATGGTGGACGATGGAAAACATGATGAACCTCCAACACACGCTGTGACCTTTGTGTGGAATGGACATGAGGTGACTATTGCTTC encodes:
- the LOC106438898 gene encoding transcription factor MYB57 — protein: MKKTGRSGKERITSQKEEEGTVRKGPWTMEEDLILFNYILNHGEGLWNSVAKASGLKRTGKSCRLRWLNYLRPDVRRGNITAEEQLLIIQLQAKLGNKWSKIAKHLPGRTDNEIKNFWRTKIQRHMKLSSSKTMNSRHCLGSSQSSVMTTTDQGSSSKALHMAESLKSTETMTTSYNVMDQSNDSYWSVEDLWPVQLFNDDHHQHQLL
- the LOC106438896 gene encoding phosphoglucan phosphatase LSF1, chloroplastic — encoded protein: MALLLQQISGFGALERSPPSLLIGSGNGNGRVFGGRGKVGFSRRRLVLKVVAMSSSSTFKMNLNEYMVTLEKPLGIRFALSADGKIFVHAIKKGSNAEKARIIMVGDTLKKASSGGSLVEINDFGDTEKMLVERSGSFSLVLERPFSPFPIQYLVHLSDLDLLYNRGRVSFVTWNTNLLSSNLRAEASQGSGNTGYAAFSSKFFTPHGWKLLTKNSTSFQSGGTQKNILSPPISPIVCVFSEQDPGDGEWGYGNFPLEEYIKALDRSKGELHYNHALGMRYSKITEQIYVGSCIQTEDDVENLSDAGITAILNFQGGTEAQNWGIDSQKINDACQKSEILMINYPIKDADSFDLRKKLPLCVGLLLRLLKKNHRVFVTCTTGFDRSSACVIAYLHWMTDTSLHAAYSFVTGLHACKPDRPAIAWATWDLIAMVDDGKHDEPPTHAVTFVWNGHEGEDVLLVGDFTGNWKEPIKATHKGGPRFETEVRLSQGKYYYKYIINGDWRHSTTSPTERDDRGNTNNIIVVGDVANVRPTIQQPRKDANIIKVIERVLTESERFRLAKAARCIAFSVCPIRLCPK
- the LOC106438895 gene encoding DEAD-box ATP-dependent RNA helicase 14-like, producing the protein MAATAPSAVRYAPEDHSLPKPWKGLVDDRTGYLYFWNPETNVTQYERPQPPSNLPVSSSASVQVPQASAVPNGSSYAPAKGGDDKYSRATGDGGPRRSRFSEINDRSGAPYLNGAANGLVNSLPPSSAPVSDISPEAYCRRHEITVSGGQVPAPLMSFETTGFPPELLREVLNAGFSAPTPIQAQSWPIAMQGRDIVAIAKTGSGKTLGYLLPGFMHLQRVRNDSRMGPTILVLSPTRELATQIQDEAVKFGRSSRISCTCLYGGAPKGPQLRDLERGADIVVATPGRLNDILEMRRISLRQVSYLVLDEADRMLDMGFEPQIRKIVKEIPTKRQTLMYTATWPKGVRKIAADLLVNPAQVNIGNVDELVANKSITQHIEVVAPMEKQRRLEQILRSQEPGSKVIIFCSTKRMCDQLTRNLTRQFGAAAIHGDKSQPERDNVLNQFRSGRTPVLVATDVAARGLDVKDIRAVINYDFPNGVEDYVHRIGRTGRAGATGQAFTFFGDQDSKHASDLIKILEGADQRVPPQIREMAARGGGGMNKFSRWGPSSGGRGGSSGYGGRGGGSGYGGRGSDSGYGGRGGFGSRDSGMGSRSSNGWGRERERSRSPERFNRVPPPSSTGSPPRSFHEAMMKHR